A stretch of the Desulforamulus ferrireducens genome encodes the following:
- a CDS encoding MBL fold metallo-hydrolase: MKLTVLVDNNTFIDRYFYGEPGVAYLIECAGKKYLFDTGYSGVLLKNAGKMGLSLQDLTGIVLSHGHNDHTWGLNQLVRLYTEARCEGQKCTQPVLIAHPDAFLAKQVDGVEVGIMLSVEQLQKTFSVRPSEGPLWLTDRLVFLGKIARNNNFEARHPLGKTWRDGTWEEDYLLDDSALAYKSDRGLIIVTGCSHSGICNIVAYAQRVCQEPRVYDIIGGFHLLNPEEEVLRKTADFLKQCQVHSIYAGHCTDLASKIRLARAAEVKEVGVGLVLAY, from the coding sequence ATGAAACTAACCGTTTTAGTGGATAACAATACCTTTATTGATCGTTACTTTTACGGGGAACCAGGGGTAGCCTATCTCATTGAGTGTGCTGGGAAGAAATATTTATTTGATACCGGCTACTCCGGTGTTTTACTAAAAAATGCCGGCAAAATGGGCCTAAGTTTGCAGGACTTAACCGGCATTGTACTATCCCACGGTCATAATGATCATACCTGGGGCTTGAACCAGTTGGTTAGGTTATATACCGAGGCCAGGTGTGAGGGGCAAAAATGTACGCAACCTGTGCTAATAGCCCACCCGGATGCTTTTTTAGCCAAGCAAGTTGATGGGGTTGAGGTAGGGATAATGCTGTCGGTGGAGCAACTGCAAAAAACCTTTTCTGTCCGACCCAGTGAAGGACCGCTATGGCTTACTGACAGGCTGGTTTTTTTAGGGAAAATAGCAAGAAATAATAACTTTGAGGCCCGTCATCCTCTGGGTAAAACCTGGCGGGACGGCACCTGGGAGGAGGATTATTTACTTGATGATTCTGCCCTGGCTTACAAGTCAGATCGGGGGTTAATCATTGTGACAGGCTGCTCCCACTCGGGCATTTGTAATATTGTGGCTTATGCCCAAAGGGTCTGCCAGGAGCCAAGGGTGTACGATATTATTGGCGGCTTTCATCTACTTAATCCGGAGGAAGAAGTATTAAGGAAAACAGCAGATTTCCTTAAGCAATGCCAGGTTCACAGTATTTACGCCGGTCATTGTACCGATTTGGCTTCTAAAAT
- a CDS encoding alpha/beta fold hydrolase — protein sequence MSGNKRVILIHGFMRDARDMQALQGHLAKLGYEGILVSLSLTFQPLTKSVAMLEGLFAAKFSHLASEEKIHLVGHSTGGLVIRSWLAQTRYGRNIGRCVLVATPNQGSELADLAGRYCPLLPAIFKTLASLQSKQVRKLPAVSHLPVEIGAIAGSKNNLLLGHLLKGENDGRVTVASVRLAGLKDFLVLPLDHLVIHKEPQTARFIDRFLQRGSFS from the coding sequence TTGTCTGGGAACAAGCGGGTAATTCTAATCCATGGTTTTATGCGAGATGCCCGGGATATGCAGGCGTTACAAGGACACCTGGCTAAATTAGGCTATGAAGGGATATTGGTTAGTTTATCCCTGACCTTTCAGCCCCTGACCAAGAGTGTGGCCATGCTGGAGGGATTATTTGCGGCCAAGTTTTCCCATTTAGCCAGTGAGGAAAAAATCCACCTGGTGGGACATAGTACCGGTGGCCTGGTTATCCGTAGTTGGCTGGCCCAGACAAGGTATGGTCGTAATATAGGCCGCTGTGTTTTAGTGGCCACACCAAACCAGGGTAGTGAACTGGCTGACTTAGCAGGCAGATATTGCCCGCTTCTCCCGGCTATTTTTAAAACCCTGGCTTCTTTACAAAGTAAGCAGGTGAGGAAATTGCCGGCTGTAAGCCATCTGCCGGTGGAAATAGGTGCTATAGCAGGTAGTAAGAACAATCTTCTGCTGGGTCATTTATTAAAGGGAGAAAATGATGGCAGAGTGACAGTGGCATCTGTCCGCCTGGCCGGGCTGAAGGACTTTCTAGTCTTACCCTTGGATCACCTGGTAATTCATAAGGAACCCCAAACTGCCCGGTTTATTGATCGCTTTTTACAAAGGGGCAGCTTTAGTTAA
- a CDS encoding nitroreductase family protein, translated as MLTLLKKRRSIRKYKNQEVETEKINQLLQGALLAPSSRSLDPWEFIVVTDKQLLQQLARAKQAGSSFLKQAPLAIVVLANPQVCDVWIEDTSIATILIQLVAESLGLGSCWIQIRERKHSEDMSSEEYVRRVLNIPEEMKVEAIVSIGYPAETKAPRREEELKYHKVFINGYPKPYDFQK; from the coding sequence ATGTTGACATTACTTAAAAAGCGGAGAAGTATTAGAAAATACAAGAATCAGGAAGTTGAAACTGAAAAGATTAATCAACTATTACAGGGGGCCCTGCTGGCACCTTCCTCAAGAAGCCTGGACCCCTGGGAATTTATTGTTGTCACCGATAAACAACTCCTCCAGCAGCTGGCCAGGGCTAAACAGGCAGGTTCATCCTTTTTAAAGCAGGCACCCCTGGCCATTGTGGTGCTGGCTAACCCACAGGTATGTGATGTGTGGATTGAGGATACCTCCATTGCCACCATCCTAATTCAATTGGTGGCCGAGTCCCTGGGCTTGGGTTCCTGCTGGATACAAATTCGGGAAAGAAAACATAGTGAGGACATGAGCTCAGAGGAATATGTCCGGCGGGTTTTAAACATACCGGAGGAAATGAAGGTGGAAGCCATCGTGAGCATTGGTTATCCCGCAGAGACCAAGGCTCCTCGGCGGGAGGAAGAGCTAAAGTATCATAAAGTCTTTATTAACGGCTACCCAAAGCCCTACGACTTTCAGAAATAG
- a CDS encoding methyl-accepting chemotaxis protein, whose translation MKSIKGLFIGTAITVVIIVFAAQTGLGLYQFNKIISQDIDTILEYQVEKEAAYLNNRIADVGKVSYSLAANIKAMSTYNTDYMLEMIKPYITAEEMAIGAGFWFEPYAFNPDQKYYGPYVYKENGEIQITWDYSNEEYDYFKYDWYQDTLKSKQRVVYSEPYLDTVSGMLMLTTSSLITKDDRILGVTTCDINIDELQNYVRNIKVGEEGYAFIVTGQGYYLAHRDNDKNLNEKITEDQDESIKALGQKILASNKNELAEVSMTGQEYYVAYAPVGETGLKIVLAMPSHEISSVINNYMKTIIFSSVVSIILLILVLYWLITKKITNPLQMLVKETQRFADGDLQINQDNPIKTKDEIGLLAQAFRDMVVQMNVLVKEIVEKSRQVATAAQQMNASATQTSAGAIETASTMNEISATVENVAANMDDVSNVSKTSAALAQEGGREIAKVNEQMQEITDSTRSVAGVIQGLSQRSQEINQIVELITGIADQTNLLALNAAIEAARAGEQGRGFAVVADEVRRLAEQTAGATKQINGLIASVQTEAQRAETQINENVTTVQNGSLLVQELGHKFSRIAEDVEGLAQQIAQVVAATEELNSGVQNVAAAAEEQTASMEEVSATSESLEKLAKELSSLVEKFKV comes from the coding sequence ATGAAAAGTATTAAAGGATTATTTATCGGCACTGCCATTACGGTGGTAATTATTGTTTTTGCAGCCCAAACAGGTTTGGGTTTGTACCAATTTAATAAGATTATCTCCCAGGATATTGATACCATTTTAGAGTATCAGGTGGAAAAGGAAGCAGCCTATCTAAACAATCGTATTGCGGATGTAGGCAAGGTCAGCTATTCCTTAGCAGCTAACATTAAAGCCATGTCCACCTATAACACGGACTATATGTTAGAGATGATTAAACCCTATATCACTGCGGAAGAGATGGCCATTGGGGCGGGTTTCTGGTTTGAACCCTATGCTTTTAACCCCGACCAAAAATATTACGGACCCTATGTTTATAAAGAAAATGGCGAAATTCAGATAACTTGGGACTACAGCAATGAGGAATATGATTACTTTAAATATGATTGGTATCAAGATACCCTGAAAAGTAAGCAAAGGGTGGTTTATTCTGAGCCATACTTGGATACCGTCAGCGGTATGCTCATGCTCACAACCTCCAGCCTGATTACTAAGGATGACCGGATTTTAGGTGTTACCACCTGTGATATCAACATAGATGAATTGCAGAATTACGTAAGAAATATCAAAGTGGGGGAAGAGGGTTACGCCTTTATTGTGACGGGACAAGGTTATTACCTTGCTCACCGGGACAATGACAAAAACCTGAATGAGAAAATAACTGAGGATCAGGACGAGAGTATTAAAGCCCTGGGACAAAAAATCCTCGCCAGTAACAAAAACGAGCTGGCCGAAGTCAGTATGACAGGGCAGGAGTATTATGTGGCCTATGCTCCCGTTGGTGAAACTGGATTAAAAATTGTTTTGGCCATGCCCAGCCATGAAATATCCAGTGTCATCAACAATTATATGAAAACCATCATCTTTTCCTCGGTAGTATCCATTATCTTATTAATCCTGGTGTTGTATTGGCTTATAACAAAGAAAATAACCAATCCTCTCCAGATGCTGGTAAAGGAAACCCAGCGCTTTGCCGATGGAGACTTACAAATCAATCAGGATAACCCCATTAAGACTAAGGATGAAATAGGCCTGTTGGCGCAAGCCTTCAGAGATATGGTTGTCCAGATGAATGTCCTGGTTAAGGAAATAGTTGAAAAATCGCGGCAAGTGGCCACAGCGGCCCAACAAATGAATGCCAGTGCGACGCAAACCTCGGCCGGGGCTATCGAAACTGCCTCAACCATGAATGAAATTTCCGCAACGGTGGAGAATGTGGCGGCTAACATGGATGATGTCTCCAACGTGTCTAAAACCTCCGCGGCACTGGCCCAGGAGGGCGGCAGGGAGATAGCCAAGGTTAACGAACAAATGCAAGAAATAACTGACTCTACCAGAAGTGTTGCCGGTGTCATACAGGGTCTGAGCCAGAGGTCCCAGGAAATCAATCAAATTGTCGAGCTAATCACCGGCATTGCCGACCAAACCAACCTGCTGGCTTTAAATGCTGCCATTGAGGCAGCCCGGGCCGGTGAGCAGGGTCGTGGGTTTGCGGTGGTGGCCGATGAGGTGCGCAGGCTGGCAGAACAGACGGCGGGCGCTACCAAACAAATTAATGGGCTAATTGCCTCTGTGCAGACAGAAGCCCAAAGGGCAGAAACCCAAATTAATGAGAATGTTACCACTGTGCAAAACGGTTCTCTGCTGGTCCAGGAGTTAGGCCATAAGTTCTCCCGCATCGCAGAGGATGTAGAGGGCTTAGCCCAGCAAATAGCTCAGGTGGTGGCGGCAACCGAGGAATTAAATTCGGGCGTGCAGAATGTTGCGGCAGCGGCTGAAGAACAAACAGCTTCTATGGAGGAAGTATCAGCAACCTCCGAGTCTTTGGAGAAATTGGCTAAAGAGTTAAGTAGTTTGGTAGAAAAATTCAAGGTATAA
- a CDS encoding DMT family transporter → MAYLLLAIVSELIGTSLLKASDGFSKLLPTVGLLACFTLAFFFLSLSLKTIPLNIAYAIWSGLGTVATVIISILIWKEKVNLASVTGIALIIIGVIILNFYGPSHNEAAKSSGVIVGSQHD, encoded by the coding sequence ATGGCTTATCTCCTTTTGGCAATTGTCAGTGAGCTTATTGGGACATCCCTACTGAAAGCCTCGGATGGGTTTTCCAAATTATTGCCAACCGTGGGTTTGCTGGCATGTTTTACCCTGGCTTTTTTCTTTTTGTCCCTTTCACTGAAAACCATTCCCCTAAATATAGCCTATGCCATTTGGTCTGGCCTGGGAACAGTGGCCACAGTGATTATCTCCATCTTAATTTGGAAAGAAAAGGTAAATCTTGCCAGTGTTACGGGGATTGCCTTGATTATTATAGGGGTTATCATCTTGAATTTTTATGGACCTAGCCATAATGAAGCAGCAAAAAGTAGTGGCGTCATCGTGGGAAGTCAGCATGACTAG
- a CDS encoding response regulator transcription factor, which yields MSVVLIVEDELLELEFLKSVVVEELSPQDKVFTCQSGLQAVKLAKQYRPDIIVMDIHILEMDGLKTLQEIRKFLPQARVLIISAYSDFNYAQEAIRLRVEEYLLKPVKPAVFRQVFQRLLTTLATSPSQTEATPDEETDELKTDQKDLIEKAKQYIHDNFKQKLPLQEVSSYVYLNPQYFSRIFKKEVGVTFIDYVNKLKIEHACKLLETTNYPAYRISSECGFTDPSYFNRVFVQHMKMTPKAYRRKHLGNQTNSD from the coding sequence ATGAGTGTAGTTTTAATTGTGGAAGACGAATTACTGGAATTGGAGTTTCTTAAATCCGTTGTGGTGGAAGAACTTTCTCCCCAGGATAAGGTATTTACCTGTCAAAGTGGGCTGCAGGCTGTTAAATTAGCCAAGCAGTATCGACCGGACATTATTGTCATGGATATTCACATTCTTGAAATGGACGGTCTCAAGACCTTGCAGGAGATTAGGAAATTCCTTCCTCAGGCGCGGGTGTTAATCATATCCGCCTATTCGGATTTTAATTATGCCCAGGAGGCCATTCGTCTGCGCGTTGAGGAATACTTGCTTAAACCGGTTAAGCCCGCTGTTTTTAGGCAGGTATTTCAGAGATTGTTAACTACCTTAGCTACTTCCCCCAGCCAAACCGAGGCGACACCTGATGAGGAAACTGACGAACTAAAGACAGACCAAAAGGATCTGATTGAAAAGGCCAAGCAATACATTCACGATAATTTTAAGCAAAAGCTACCCTTGCAAGAGGTTTCGTCCTATGTATATTTGAATCCCCAGTATTTTAGCAGGATATTTAAAAAAGAAGTTGGAGTAACCTTTATCGATTATGTCAACAAACTAAAGATTGAGCATGCTTGTAAACTACTGGAAACCACCAACTATCCAGCCTATCGAATTTCCAGTGAGTGTGGTTTTACCGATCCCTCCTATTTTAATCGTGTATTTGTTCAGCATATGAAAATGACCCCCAAGGCTTACAGAAGAAAACATTTAGGCAACCAGACAAACAGTGACTGA
- a CDS encoding histidine kinase, with amino-acid sequence MNKTDKTLKDLVDANLYSRYSGLLSLSDLPLQLIDTKGNILLEFNPSPDFCKLICQQDEGKGCPDCISRLQPGQCERFICRYGLANIILPVEINNQTVGYVLGDQAYPQSNEYQKYLIDIAALSKDRNMQPEFIAKAVAAIKTTEENKVQIHEQLCRHIAKNISYDFSESINHNDTAIARLSIEKEMLEKKILDLEAKNMSLVVNPHFLFNTLNTIARIAYFEKSYQTEELIYCLSDLLRYNLKQDDKLHTLGNELDNIEKYLYIQKVRYKNRLVYEIDIPDDIKSVRVPNMIIQPIVENAVIHGISTKRDAGEIKIYAEKYQDDITIFVVDNGNGFPKEVLQDLQNSEGTKGIGLRSTDKRLKKYFGEQYGLNIVKSDYSGSTVTISLPMKPNARRT; translated from the coding sequence ATGAACAAAACTGACAAAACCTTAAAAGATCTGGTGGATGCGAATCTTTATTCACGTTATAGTGGTTTATTGTCCTTATCCGATCTGCCCTTACAATTGATTGATACCAAGGGTAATATTTTGCTGGAGTTTAATCCTTCTCCGGATTTTTGCAAGCTTATTTGCCAGCAGGATGAGGGGAAAGGGTGCCCAGACTGTATTTCCAGACTGCAACCGGGGCAGTGTGAACGATTTATCTGTCGTTATGGATTGGCTAACATTATCTTACCGGTGGAGATAAATAACCAGACCGTTGGTTATGTGCTTGGTGATCAGGCATATCCACAAAGTAACGAATACCAGAAATATCTCATAGATATTGCCGCCTTATCCAAGGACCGGAATATGCAACCGGAATTTATTGCCAAGGCCGTTGCTGCCATCAAAACCACAGAAGAAAACAAGGTGCAGATTCACGAGCAGCTTTGCCGTCACATTGCCAAAAACATCTCCTATGATTTTTCCGAAAGCATCAATCACAATGATACAGCCATAGCCAGATTGTCCATTGAGAAGGAGATGCTGGAAAAAAAGATTCTTGACCTGGAAGCTAAAAATATGTCTTTGGTGGTCAACCCCCACTTTCTCTTTAATACCCTGAACACCATAGCCCGCATTGCTTATTTCGAAAAATCTTACCAAACGGAAGAATTGATTTACTGTCTGTCCGATTTGCTGAGATACAATCTCAAGCAGGACGATAAGTTGCACACCCTCGGTAATGAGTTGGACAATATCGAGAAATACCTTTATATACAAAAGGTTAGGTATAAAAATCGCTTGGTCTATGAAATTGACATTCCTGATGATATTAAATCCGTGCGCGTACCCAATATGATTATCCAACCCATCGTGGAAAATGCCGTGATACATGGCATTTCCACCAAAAGGGATGCTGGGGAAATAAAAATCTATGCGGAAAAATATCAGGATGACATCACTATTTTCGTTGTGGATAATGGCAATGGTTTTCCTAAGGAAGTTTTGCAAGATCTGCAAAACTCCGAGGGAACAAAGGGTATTGGTTTGCGCAGTACGGACAAGCGATTGAAAAAATACTTTGGTGAGCAGTATGGCTTGAACATTGTTAAATCAGACTACAGCGGCAGTACTGTCACCATCTCCCTACCCATGAAACCCAATGCGAGGAGAACGTGA
- the eutM gene encoding ethanolamine utilization microcompartment protein EutM encodes MSKSEALGLIETKGLVGAIEAADAMVKAANVHLIGYEKVGGAFVTVMVRGDVGAVKAATDAGAAAAQRVGELISVHVIPRPHTDVEMILPSRKEVL; translated from the coding sequence ATGAGTAAATCTGAAGCTTTAGGATTAATCGAAACCAAAGGTTTAGTAGGTGCCATCGAAGCAGCCGACGCTATGGTAAAAGCCGCTAACGTACATCTGATTGGCTATGAAAAAGTAGGCGGTGCCTTTGTTACCGTAATGGTAAGGGGCGACGTTGGTGCTGTAAAAGCAGCCACCGATGCCGGTGCTGCCGCTGCTCAACGAGTTGGCGAACTAATCTCCGTTCACGTTATTCCCCGCCCACACACTGATGTAGAAATGATCCTGCCAAGCAGAAAAGAAGTACTATAA
- a CDS encoding phosphate propanoyltransferase yields the protein MGRYDALAALLLEAIQEGGILTKEADTDSIPVGISNRHIHLSQGDLETLFGAGYQLTKVKDLSQPGQFACKETLTICGPKGAIEKVRVLGPVRPETQVEILQADCFKLGVIAPVRMSGDLAGTPGITLIGPKGSVILSQGVIIAQRHIHMTLEDARRFGVTDGEEVTIEVGGPRGGTYSHVAIRANNNSALEFHVDTEEANAFNLTADSKIKIVK from the coding sequence GTGGGAAGGTACGACGCTTTAGCAGCCCTTCTGCTAGAAGCAATCCAAGAAGGGGGGATTTTAACAAAGGAAGCTGATACCGACTCCATACCCGTGGGAATATCCAACCGTCATATTCACCTTTCCCAGGGGGATTTAGAAACCTTGTTTGGTGCGGGCTACCAATTGACCAAAGTCAAAGATTTGTCCCAACCCGGTCAATTTGCCTGCAAGGAAACCCTGACCATTTGTGGTCCCAAGGGTGCCATTGAAAAGGTGCGTGTCCTCGGACCGGTAAGGCCGGAAACCCAGGTGGAAATACTCCAGGCAGATTGCTTTAAACTGGGTGTCATTGCACCGGTGAGAATGTCTGGTGATTTAGCAGGAACCCCTGGCATTACCCTCATTGGACCCAAGGGCAGTGTCATTCTCTCCCAAGGAGTGATCATTGCTCAGCGGCACATTCATATGACCCTGGAAGATGCCAGACGCTTTGGCGTCACCGATGGGGAAGAGGTAACCATTGAAGTGGGTGGCCCCAGGGGAGGAACCTACTCCCATGTGGCCATCAGGGCTAACAACAACTCTGCCCTGGAATTCCACGTTGATACAGAAGAAGCTAATGCTTTCAATCTTACAGCAGACTCCAAAATTAAAATTGTTAAATAA